From Alosa sapidissima isolate fAloSap1 chromosome 2, fAloSap1.pri, whole genome shotgun sequence, one genomic window encodes:
- the nab1b gene encoding LOW QUALITY PROTEIN: NGFI-A-binding protein 1b (The sequence of the model RefSeq protein was modified relative to this genomic sequence to represent the inferred CDS: deleted 10 bases in 8 codons; substituted 1 base at 1 genomic stop codon), with translation MAATLPRTLGELQLYRILQRANLLCYYDAFIQQGGDDVQQLCEAGEEEFLEIMALVGMASKPLHVRRLQKALRDWVTNPALFNQPLATLPVCSIPVYKVPEGSPSPLPLLPRAGEPHVKTPKCGAARGQWGGRXGLDRKPANGSSGATTASPLQSGAEPRFWVGHFGSSVSGGGGESERGLSPAELGSPSSPRDGGAEALDAAAVQSVTECVERMASGLQPAATPAEVKEQLKGNKKLAKMIGHIFDMAEEDPRREEEIRKYSAIYGRFDSKRKDGKHLTLHELTVNEAAAQLCMKDVALLTRRDELFGLARQISREVTYKYTYRTSKSRCGDEPSPKRIKTEEGFFDLQEALQAIYMRQETLREQLAHARSKGEETATRSIQMQLERLVAKQMEILHDAAAQDRLQALDWRIPAAAFKHAAAAERQATNGVAADKSAEQTGERPLNLRVASQRTEGETPLGKQLANELKRHHANTESKTAATENGNGTEHSSHALNLSEKKTIKSEPEDSR, from the exons ATGGCGGCGACTTTACCCAGGACT CTCGGGGAGTTGCAGCTCTACCGAATCCTGCAGCGGGCCAACCTGCTGTGCTACTACGACGCCTTCATCCAGCAGGGCGGCGACGACGTGCAGCAGCTGTGCGAG GCCGGCGAGGAGGAGTTCCTGGAGATCATGGCGCTGGTGGGCATGGCCAGCAAGCCGCTACACGTCCGGCGTCTTCAGAAGGCGCTGCGC GACTGGGTGACCAACCCGGCGCTCTTCAACCAGCCGCTGGCCACGCTGCCCGTCTGCAGCATCCCCGTCTACAAGGTGCCCGAGGGATCGCCGAGCCCACTCCCGCTGCTGCCCCGCGCCGGTGAGCCCCACGTCAAGACGCCCAAGTGCGGCGCGGCCCGCGGCCAGTGGGGAGGCCGGTAAGGGTTGGACAGGAAACCGGCAAACGGCAGCTCGGGCGCCACCACGGCGTCCCCTCTTCAGAGCGGCGCCGAG CCCCGGTTCTGGGTCGGTCACTTCGGCAGCAGCGTCAGCGGTGGCGGCGGCGAGAGCGAG AGAGGCCTGTCGCCGGCCGAGCTCGGGTCGCCGTCATCGCCACGCGACGGCGGCGCC GAGGCGCTGGACGCGGCGGCCGTGCAGTCGGTGACGGAGTGCGTGGAGCGCATGGCATCGGGGCTGCAGCCC GCGGCGACCCCCGCCGAGGTCAAGGAGCAGCTGAAAGGCAACAAGAAACTGGCCAAGATGATCGGACACATCTTTGACATGGCCGAGGAGGACCCGCGCCGCGAGGAGGAGATCCGCAAGTACAGCGCCATCTACGGCCGC TTCGACTCCAAGAGGAAGGACGGCAAACACCTGACGCTTCATGAG CTGACTGTGAACGAGGCTGCTGCCCAGCTCTGCATGAAGGACGTGGCTCTGCTGACCCGCCGAGATGAGCTCTTCGGCCTGGCGCGCCAGATCTCTCGAGAGGTCACCTACAAATACACGTACAGGACGAGCAA ATCTCGCTGTGGAGACGAGCCCTCTCCAAAGAGGATCAAAACCGAG GAGGGCTTCTTTGACCTGCAGGAGGCGCTGCAAGCCATCTACATGCGACAAGAGACGTTGCGGGAGCAGCTGGCCCACGCCAGGTCCAAGGGCGAGGAAACGGCCACGCGCAGCATCCAG ATGCAGCTGGAGCGCCTGGTAGCGAAGCAGATGGAGATTCTGCACGACGCGGCGGCCCAAGACCGCCTGCAGGCGCTGGACTGGAGAATCCCCGCTGCCGCCTTCAAGCACGCCGCCGCCGCAGAGCGTCAGGCCACCAACGGAGTCGCCGCCGACAAAAGCGCCGAGCAGACAG gcgAGAGACCACTGAATCTGCGGGTTGCCAGCCAGAGGACTGAGGGCGAAACACCATTGGGCAAGCAACTGGCCAATGAACTGAAGAGACATCACGCCAACACAGAGAGCAAGACAGCTGCCACAG AGAACGGCAATGGCACAGAGCATTCCTCACACGCACTCAACCTTTCTGAGAAAAAGACCATAAAATCGGAACCGGAGGACTCCAGATAG